The following are encoded together in the Magnetospirillum gryphiswaldense MSR-1 v2 genome:
- the magA gene encoding iron transporter MagA — translation MELHHPELTNAAIVALAALACGVIMTRLRQPAIVGYILAGVVLGPSGLKLVSNPDAVSTLAEFGVLMLLFVIGIELDLRRFIQGWKVAVVATLIQIAGSVGAALLFRHLMGWSFGLAMVLGFAVAVSSTAVVIKMLESSGDLDKPVGRTVVGILIAQDMAVVPMMLFLGSMQRQGIVPLDVAKVVFSVAFLAGLFWLLVRKRIRLPVTSRLAKSGELGPLTALAWCFGAAALSGLMDLSPAYGAFLAGVVIGNSTQREAILKSAEPVQSVLLMVFFLSIGLLLDIRFIWKNLGQVLTLLLMVTVFKTVLNVAALRLLRQDWRLSFVAGVSLAQIGEFSFLLAEVGKAAKLITGTETKLVVAVTVLSLVLSPLWLLAMRRLHTAAETGAVGLYDMLAQAFGREARIASRLIQRKKSDDA, via the coding sequence ATGGAACTGCATCACCCCGAACTGACCAACGCCGCCATCGTCGCCCTGGCCGCCCTGGCCTGCGGCGTCATCATGACCCGGCTGCGCCAGCCGGCCATCGTCGGCTATATCCTGGCCGGGGTGGTGCTGGGGCCGTCGGGGCTGAAACTGGTGAGCAACCCCGACGCCGTCTCGACCCTGGCCGAATTCGGCGTATTGATGCTTTTGTTCGTCATCGGCATCGAGCTGGATTTGCGCCGCTTCATCCAGGGCTGGAAGGTGGCGGTGGTCGCCACCTTGATCCAGATCGCCGGATCGGTGGGCGCCGCCTTGCTGTTCCGCCACCTGATGGGCTGGAGCTTCGGCCTGGCCATGGTGCTGGGCTTCGCCGTGGCGGTGTCGTCCACCGCCGTGGTCATCAAGATGCTGGAAAGTTCCGGCGATCTGGACAAGCCGGTGGGCCGCACCGTCGTCGGCATTCTGATCGCCCAGGACATGGCGGTGGTGCCGATGATGCTGTTTCTGGGCAGCATGCAGCGCCAGGGCATCGTGCCGTTGGACGTGGCCAAGGTGGTGTTCTCGGTCGCCTTCCTGGCCGGTCTGTTCTGGCTGTTGGTCAGGAAGCGGATTCGCCTGCCGGTGACCAGCCGGCTGGCCAAAAGCGGCGAATTGGGGCCGCTGACGGCGCTGGCCTGGTGTTTCGGCGCCGCCGCCCTGTCGGGGCTGATGGATCTGTCGCCGGCCTATGGTGCCTTTCTCGCCGGGGTGGTCATCGGCAATTCGACCCAGCGCGAAGCCATCCTGAAAAGCGCTGAACCGGTGCAAAGCGTATTGTTGATGGTGTTCTTCCTGTCCATCGGCTTGCTGCTGGATATCCGCTTCATCTGGAAGAATCTGGGGCAGGTTCTGACGCTGTTGCTGATGGTCACCGTGTTCAAGACCGTTCTCAACGTCGCCGCGCTCCGGCTGTTGCGTCAGGACTGGCGGCTCTCTTTCGTCGCCGGCGTATCTTTGGCCCAGATCGGCGAGTTTTCCTTTCTGCTGGCCGAGGTCGGCAAGGCGGCCAAGCTGATCACCGGCACCGAAACCAAGCTGGTGGTGGCGGTCACCGTGCTGTCGCTGGTGCTTAGCCCATTGTGGCTTTTGGCCATGCGCCGCCTGCACACGGCCGCCGAAACCGGCGCCGTCGGCCTGTACGACATGCTGGCCCAGGCCTTCGGCCGCGAGGCCCGTATCGCCAGTCGGCTGATCCAGCGCAAGAAGTCCGACGATGCCTGA
- a CDS encoding ribonuclease HII codes for MPDLSLETALGGMVAGIDEVGRGPLAGPVVAAAIIIDPATLPAELAAHLDDSKKLSAKKREHLDILIRQHCRFAIAQASVEEIDRLNILKATFLAMARAVDGLGTVPDHALVDGNRPPPLPCPAHCVIGGDAKSLSIAAASIIAKVFRDRLMTALDLDFPGYGWAANAGYGTKAHMEALKRLGPTPHHRTSFAPVAQFQLL; via the coding sequence ATGCCTGATCTGTCGCTGGAAACCGCCCTGGGCGGCATGGTCGCCGGTATCGATGAAGTGGGTCGCGGACCGCTGGCCGGTCCGGTGGTGGCAGCGGCCATCATCATCGATCCCGCCACCTTGCCGGCGGAATTGGCGGCACACCTGGACGATTCCAAGAAACTGAGCGCGAAAAAGCGAGAGCATTTGGACATCCTGATCCGCCAGCATTGCCGCTTCGCCATCGCCCAGGCCAGTGTCGAGGAAATCGACCGTCTCAATATCCTGAAGGCCACCTTCCTGGCCATGGCTCGCGCCGTCGATGGTCTGGGAACGGTCCCTGACCATGCCCTGGTCGACGGCAACCGCCCGCCGCCCCTGCCCTGCCCGGCCCATTGCGTCATCGGCGGCGACGCCAAATCGCTGTCCATCGCCGCCGCCTCAATCATCGCCAAAGTATTCCGCGACCGCCTGATGACGGCCCTGGATCTGGACTTTCCCGGCTATGGCTGGGCCGCCAATGCCGGCTATGGCACCAAGGCCCATATGGAGGCCTTGAAACGGCTGGGGCCAACCCCGCATCACCGCACCAGCTTCGCTCCAGTCGCGCAATTTCAATTGCTATAA